The following coding sequences lie in one Sporocytophaga myxococcoides DSM 11118 genomic window:
- a CDS encoding glycosyl hydrolase family 18 protein, producing MLNKSLIFWFVCSVLLLQQLDSFGQNVLRDLIDNTVDKKQGEVAEEKKKEETVKILKDSLQKLIAKRDSLKQDDPKILDVAVQFDTTEFKKRNFSVKSRKPNFNLTSEEGWQKEFLITNNKVYKKNHTLDSTKHVFGWHPYWMGNAYKSYNFSLLSVIAYFSYELDPNTGSYFNIHEWKTTSLIDSAHAHGCKVVLSVTNFGTGNNGKFLSNISAQKTFINTLITLLREKNADGVNIDFEAISSSNRADLTNFIIDLSSSLRASKKDYLITIALPAVDFDNVYEMQQLSKYVDLFVIMGYEFYGANSKVAGPVAPIQSGNVWWPYNLERAVDEYLVAGVPPGKLLLGLPYYGAEWQTKDLKFPSKVEAFVGYSMYRSIKNTHGELLCCDDEVSGSKFHVYRDDQNRYRQIWFEDKVSLGKKYDWIKEKKIGGIGIWALGYDNGHTELWELLADKFSIKEDSVVKPKVLKASVKKPSFSWQMMLSYAMRILQNPRVLVTNPRPLFIVFGSLMGISIAGFLVLFRYGYRFKRYWKIILQGGISLVLLILLGLIFFTLRYAGLREVAFLLGGFIIAGILFLIFSRQFLVERDLP from the coding sequence ATGCTCAATAAAAGTTTAATTTTTTGGTTTGTTTGTTCAGTCCTTTTATTACAGCAGTTAGATTCATTTGGTCAGAATGTTTTGAGAGATCTTATAGATAACACTGTTGACAAAAAGCAAGGTGAAGTAGCTGAAGAAAAAAAGAAAGAAGAAACAGTTAAGATTCTCAAAGATTCTTTACAAAAACTTATTGCCAAAAGAGACTCTCTCAAACAGGACGATCCGAAGATCCTTGATGTGGCTGTACAATTTGATACCACCGAATTTAAGAAGCGAAACTTCTCTGTTAAATCAAGAAAGCCCAATTTTAATTTGACAAGTGAAGAAGGCTGGCAGAAAGAATTTTTGATTACAAATAACAAAGTATATAAGAAAAACCATACATTAGACTCAACCAAGCATGTATTTGGATGGCATCCTTATTGGATGGGGAATGCATACAAGAGTTATAATTTTTCTTTATTATCAGTTATAGCCTATTTTAGCTATGAACTGGATCCAAATACAGGATCTTATTTTAATATTCATGAGTGGAAGACTACATCTCTAATAGACTCTGCCCATGCCCATGGTTGTAAGGTTGTATTAAGTGTAACGAACTTTGGAACTGGAAATAACGGTAAGTTTTTATCTAATATAAGTGCACAGAAAACATTTATTAATACACTTATTACCTTATTAAGAGAGAAGAATGCAGATGGTGTCAATATAGACTTTGAAGCGATTTCTTCATCTAATAGGGCAGATCTGACTAACTTTATCATAGATTTATCCTCAAGTTTAAGAGCTTCCAAAAAGGATTATCTTATAACAATTGCTTTACCAGCGGTTGACTTTGATAATGTTTATGAAATGCAACAGCTGTCAAAATATGTTGATTTATTTGTAATCATGGGTTATGAATTTTATGGAGCTAATAGCAAAGTGGCAGGTCCTGTAGCGCCTATTCAAAGTGGTAATGTTTGGTGGCCTTATAACCTAGAAAGAGCAGTAGATGAATATTTGGTTGCAGGAGTTCCACCTGGTAAATTGCTTCTGGGTTTACCATATTATGGGGCAGAATGGCAAACTAAAGATCTCAAGTTCCCTAGTAAAGTAGAGGCTTTTGTTGGATACTCAATGTACAGAAGTATCAAAAATACACATGGTGAACTTTTATGTTGCGACGATGAGGTCAGTGGCAGTAAATTTCATGTTTACAGAGATGATCAGAATCGGTACAGACAAATCTGGTTCGAGGATAAAGTCTCTTTAGGTAAAAAGTATGATTGGATAAAAGAGAAAAAAATTGGAGGTATAGGTATTTGGGCTCTTGGTTATGATAATGGTCATACAGAATTATGGGAGTTGCTTGCAGATAAATTTTCAATAAAAGAAGATTCTGTTGTTAAACCCAAAGTATTGAAAGCCTCTGTAAAGAAACCATCATTCTCATGGCAGATGATGTTATCTTATGCTATGAGAATACTTCAGAATCCAAGAGTACTGGTAACGAACCCAAGACCGTTATTTATCGTATTCGGTTCCTTAATGGGAATCAGTATAGCCGGATTTCTAGTACTATTCAGATACGGATATCGTTTCAAACGATATTGGAAAATTATTTTACAAGGAGGGATTTCATTAGTATTACTTATACTTCTTGGTCTTATATTCTTTACATTAAGATATGCAGGTTTACGTGAGGTTGCATTTTTATTAGGCGGATTTATAATTGCAGGAATTTTATTTCTTATTTTTAGCAGACAGTTTTTGGTTGAAAGAGATTTGCCTTAA
- a CDS encoding porin family protein, whose protein sequence is MNSLASRFLLTTFLNFILAMMCQVSAQTSDCGQVLSKAQDLYKEGRISEIAEILEPCLNEGFTKQEKVEAYRLLTLSNLYFNEREKAEKSMTLLLKSGPEYKLRPTDPNEFVQLYNSFRTTPYLLIGGKFGVNVSDIDIKKNFSYENSQVNIGDYNSKAGIQGGVFVQIPIYKRFSLLTEILYSQKRFVFKEKLFNYSTIELPETQTYFELPVLVNFNFGREKWVPYVNAGVSISYLAKSRMSPLRKDSLYVGGGREVKEGEIDVTDLRQRLNYNLILGAGIKVKNIIGRGYIFLDVRYCHGLNKLNDPDKRYSNDDLMYKYFYTDSDFKVNSFQYSLGYSYPLYKPKLKRKTKEKYE, encoded by the coding sequence ATGAATTCATTAGCATCCAGATTTTTATTAACTACTTTTTTAAATTTCATATTAGCAATGATGTGTCAGGTTTCTGCCCAAACCAGTGATTGTGGGCAGGTGCTTTCAAAAGCTCAGGATTTATATAAAGAAGGTAGAATTTCTGAAATAGCCGAGATACTTGAACCATGCTTAAATGAAGGTTTTACAAAACAGGAAAAAGTAGAAGCATATAGACTTTTAACATTGTCAAACCTTTATTTTAATGAGAGAGAAAAAGCAGAGAAATCAATGACACTCTTATTAAAAAGCGGACCTGAGTATAAATTGAGGCCAACAGATCCAAATGAGTTTGTCCAGCTTTATAATAGCTTCAGAACTACTCCGTATTTATTAATCGGAGGAAAGTTTGGAGTAAATGTTTCCGATATTGATATCAAAAAGAATTTTAGTTATGAAAATTCTCAAGTAAACATCGGGGATTACAACTCTAAAGCAGGAATTCAAGGAGGAGTTTTTGTACAAATTCCTATATACAAAAGGTTTTCATTGTTAACAGAGATATTGTACAGCCAAAAGAGGTTTGTTTTTAAAGAAAAGCTTTTTAATTATTCAACAATTGAACTTCCCGAAACTCAAACTTATTTTGAACTTCCAGTGCTAGTTAATTTTAACTTTGGAAGAGAAAAATGGGTACCTTATGTTAATGCGGGTGTTTCCATTTCTTACCTGGCAAAATCAAGGATGTCTCCATTAAGGAAAGATTCTTTATATGTAGGAGGAGGTCGTGAAGTTAAAGAAGGAGAAATTGATGTTACAGATTTAAGACAGAGATTAAATTATAATCTTATTTTAGGAGCTGGTATTAAAGTTAAGAATATTATCGGTAGAGGTTATATATTTCTGGATGTGAGATATTGCCATGGGTTGAATAAGCTCAACGATCCTGATAAAAGATACTCAAACGATGATCTTATGTACAAATACTTTTATACCGACAGTGATTTTAAAGTAAATTCTTTTCAGTATTCATTAGGTTATTCTTATCCATTGTATAAACCGAAGTTGAAAAGAAAGACTAAAGAAAAATATGAATGA